In Capra hircus breed San Clemente chromosome 5, ASM170441v1, whole genome shotgun sequence, the DNA window TGATCAGACTGCCTTGATGAAGGAGGGTCCCTTTCCCACTCCTGGGCAAGCGGATAAACAGGGAAACCTAACTGCTCCTTTATACCATCTGCCAAGCAAGACACTGCCAATGACACCCAGGACTTCTAGCGGGAGAATGTGAAGATCTACAGATTCCATCTTCTGCCACGGTGTTTATTCACCCATGAAGCCACACTCCCTTTCTTAAGCTCCTCTGGTTCTTTCCCAGATGGATGTCAAGAAGGTGTCAGGAGCCCCTCCTGGTTAGAGATTCTGAGATTTCACCACAAGGGACACACTCCCTATAACCCCTGGGGAGGGGAGCATCACAAAGGGAAGTATCCGGTTAGCTCTTTTCTAGAAGCACAAAAAAGCAGCGCTTTACTTACCGATAGGCAAAGTGTGGCATAGGGTACGGCAGGAagggcctgtgagccacagcaaAGATGTACTGCACGAGGTCGAAGAGCAGGTACCGATTGGGCCTATGAACAGAAGGTTCACAGTTCTTCAGATTACCTGCTCCTCACACACTTCTGTTTTTAGTGTAACAAGATAACATCATTCTTGTGAAAATGGAAAACATGTATGTCCTATAGGAAATACAGATTAGCACAAGGAAAAACCATCTGCCTAAGATGAAGCTAATAAACTTAATATATCCTTCTTATTCCCTTattcattttttgcttttataaatataagattACACAGGTCATCCTATTCCATAATGTCTTTCATTTAACATCAAACCCCCATCATTCTGAGTTCCATTAACTGTGACTCAGAATGGTCTAAGTGTCTCTGCTCACAGAGAAAGGGACACTGAAGGCTGTGTCCTTCCCAGCTTAGATCGCATGGCTCAGCACTGTAGTCACTCCTCCGTACATGTCCTGAAAAAACCTCACCCCCCGGCTCCTCTCCCATCCTTGCAGAGCAAAACCCTTCTCTGGTTAATCCAAGTATCTGCACCTGAGCCCCCAGCAAGACAGAGTTGCAGAAACATACTCCTGGGCCTCCTCTTACATTTCTGATCTGAGCTTCAAGGAGAAGCTCAGCTCTGCTCTGCGGTCCTACTGGGTGCTCCTGGGGTGGAGGGAGtgctctttccctcttttctcagGGGGTGCCTCCTATCTTCCTCTCCATCCTCAAATTTTCCATATAcctctctctgccaccccattctGCCTTTTAGTTGATGATCTTGTTGTTTCATCCCTTACTTAATGATGCCTTATGAAGCACAAACgtttttaatttcaatgaagTCTAATTTATCCACTTGTGTCTTTGGTGGCGTATGCTTCTGACGTCACGTCTACAACATCTCTGCCTAACCCCAGGTCCAAATGTTCCTTCCAAAAGTTCTCTAGCTTAACCCTTACAGTTAGGTCTCTGGTCTATTTTGGGTTAATTTTTTCACGTATGGGGTGAAGTCAGAATCTGTGGCATCTTTCTGCATGTGGatagtaccatttgttgaaaagaagaTTACTTTCCCCCTCGCAGTGTCATGGCGCCTCTTCAACAATCCACTGTCCATAAACATGGAGTCTGGTTTCCAGACTATCAATCCTGCTTAACTGACCTACATGTCTATTCTTTTGCCAGTGTCACACTGTTTTGATAATTAGAGCTTtcaagtaagttttgaaattggaaaGCGTAAGTGCTCCAAGTTTATTTCTCTTGGTCAAAATTGTTTCCGCTATGGTGGGTCTGTTGTATTTCCGAGTATATTTAGAATAAATCTGTCAATTtctgccaaaaaaaagaaaaagaacctgCGTGAAGTTTGGTAACATCAAGTTGAATAGACAGATCAATTTGGGGAAAATTGCCACTTTAACAATATGGACTCTTCCAACCCAAGAATACacaatgtctttccatttattttggttttccttcattttcctccTCAGTGCTATGTGATTTTCAGTATACAAGCCTTgtgtttcttttgttaaatttatacatacgtattttattcttttgatggcactgtaaataaacttattttatgtattttcaagTTGTTCATTTCTGGAAAAGGCAACAAATAAGCCTGTGAGTGACATGTCTAGAAATTACTGCTGTTGTAAGTCACAATCCTTTTATTTTAATAGACTGTACGATCTTAAAGTCAAACTCCAGTCACTTACCCAACAAAGGCAAAAGTTTTCCCTCTGGCATCTGGGTCTTTAATTGCATTAATAATTCCTTTGGTGACATCCACAATCTACAAGAAATTATAACACATGTTTCAGTAATTGCTGAGAGAGAGAGCAACAGAGAGGTGCgggagagaattttaaaaagggagggagaaaggagagcaAGCCACATCGATCacacaaaataatgccattaaaATGACATCACTGTCTGCTTTCAGAAAACTCCTAAAAGCCACTTCTCAAGGACTCAAATCAGCTCCATGTGGAAGGGTCACGGAAATTAATACTTTCTCCAGTGGGAGCATGTTTATCTCCAGGCCGTGCCCAGGCCTGTCCCACCAGCTCCAATCTCACCctgtcatcctcctcctcctcttcctcgtcTGTCACCGCGCTGTCACAAACCATGAGGCTGAACCACATGGAACACCCAAGATTCTACCATTTTGACTTTTAGAATAATCTTATGATAtatattcagggcttccctggtggctcagaggttaaagcgtctgcctgcaatgcgagagacctgggttccatccctgggttgggaagattctctggagaaggaaatggcaacccactccagcactcttgcctggagaatcccactgaggaggagcctggtgggctacagcccatgcagtcgcagagtcggacacgactgagtgactccactttcacttcacttatgataaataataatatataatatacatataacataATAATCCATATGATATCAGACCCCACCGTTTTCACTGGGGGTGATTCGGGCCCCCAGGAGTCTCGGGCAAACGCCTGGAGAGTTTTAATCGGCACAGTTTGCGGGGGAGCTACTGCCATCTGGTGGCTGGAGGCCGTTCCACAGCAGCCCCACAACAAAGCGTAATCCCACCCAGAAAGTGCAGTGTTCCAGCTGAGAAACCCTGGTTCATCACCACACGGAATCCACAGGATTCTCACCTCTGTTCCCTGACATCCGGTCCCCTCTGCCTGGGCCACTCCACCCCACCCACTGCCTTTGACCAGTTGCGAGTCATCTTCAGGGTCTCTCCTAAGATGTCACTTCCCTGACCTCCAAATTTGTCCTCTGCCGTACCTACGTGAAATCCCCTCCCTGTCAGCACTTGTCACACTGCCCGACGACTGCCATGCGGACCTGCCCCTGACTGGGGCCAGCGTTGAGGCAGCACGCATCTGTGTCTTCACAGATATACCCAGAGACACTGTGAATATCCCAGTGATATTCCTCAAGACACTTCTCTTGAGTGAACGAACAAGTGAAAACGCACAGGGTACCTGGACCTCTCAGGTACACTGAGAAACAGTCAGTCAAAGCAATCTGACAGAGACAAAAATGTCAGAACTTACAGAATTAGGATAAAACTTGAAAACCGATCATTTGAATCTTGAATTCGGCAAAAGCTCCTTTATCCAGGGTACTTACGTATACTGGTTGTTTCACAGTCTTCTTGCCCAAGGAAATAAGAGGGACGCCACCAAACCAGCGGATATCTGGCAGAACAAAGGCAACATCTTAGAAGGCCTCACCTGCCTGAAGACCCTCCTCTCTCTGGGTGTCCCGAGCTATTTTGcatagtgaaaataaataaatgcagctGACTCTGCGGGAGTCAACGATCTTATTAAGAGGCAGCCACCTTTATTTGTTCTTCACACAACAAACACAGGAAGTGAAAGGTCGGTCAAACACTTAGGGATAGAACAAGGAGAGAGGACCACGGCCTGGCTACTGTCGGCCACTCTGCACTGCTTGGCCACTCCCAAGGCGCAGCTCTACCTGCGCCCCATTCTAATCAACAGGCCAGCAACACAAGAAGCCCGGAGAAAGACGCAGGTGGAAACAGACACGAAGCGTACGATCTATGTAGCACCACAGATGCACAGAAAATGGAAGTATTTAACAGATGACGCCAAGACGGTCATTCTCCTATTTGAAGGAAGGAAACCTACTTGCAAAATAATTGAGGAATCTGTCCTCTCTGCCAAAGATGTCAGCCGGCTTTATGATGGTGGCTTCTGGAAACGTCTCTCTCACTTCCTTCTCTCCAACAGCCTAGACAGCCAAACACAACAGAGCTCTGCAGTGAGTGAGCGAAACTTCCATCTTTCCACTACCAGGACGTCCTTCCGCTATCAGAACACCACGGGTCCTTCCAGGTCATGTTTGCCTCCAGGCTAAGGGCACCCTATGATAACACTCAGTTATAGGcacaccaccccccgccccaccttATGTGCAGTTTTGCTTCCCACTGTCAGTTACCCACGGTCAACTGTAgcctaaaaatattaaatggaaaatccCAGAAATACTTGCTAAGTTTTTAAAGTGCACGCTGCTCTGAGTGGTGTGGGGAAATCTCATGTCCTCCTCCTCGGGCCTGCTGGCACATGAATCTCACATTATCATGAGAAGAAGGGTGAGCACAGTTAGCAGATGGAGCGACAGACAGGATTGGGGGTTGCATTCACACCACTGTTATTACAATCTATtataaggaaagctatgaccagcccagacagtatattcaaaagcagagacaatactttgccaacaaagatccgtctagtcaaggctatggtttctccggtggtcatgtatggatgagagagttggactgtgaagaaagctgagcgctgaagaattgatgcttttgaactgtggtgttggagaagactcttgagagtcccctggactgcaaggaggtccaaccagttcatcctaaaggagatcagtcctgggtgttcattggaaggactgatgctaacgctgaaactccaatactttggccacctcatgcaaagagttgactcattggaaaagaccctgatgctggcagggatcgagggcaagaggagaaggggatgacagaggatggcttgatggcatcacaaactcgatggacatgagtctgagtgaactccgggagttggtgatggacagggaggcctggcgtgctgcgattcatggggtcgcaaagagtcggacacgacagcgactgaactgaactgaactgattataactGCTCTTTTTTATTAGCAGTTACTGTTGTCAGTCTTTCTGTGCCTAATTTATACATGAAACTTGATCACAGGTGTGTATGTACAGGGTAAGCAAAGCATATACTAGAGAGTTCTGTACCATCCTTGGTTTCAGGCAGCCACTGAGGGTCTGGGAATGTAATCCCGGCAGTAAGTGGGGGGATTCATGCacacagaatttaaaaagaaaacgaCACACACAAGAGCCCTGCATCGTTTAGCTCTTTCCACATGGGCTTCCTTCCATATTGATTCCAGGGAAACTTATgcagaagaaggaaggagaaaaatcagaagagattttttttctggcctCCATTTTTCCTTCCAATCACAGATTCTCTGGTTTGTGTCAATTATGAGCAACCTGCCAGAGAAAGGAGGGTGGGGCGCAGGAGGCTACAGCAACGGGAGCGGCAGCAGGGCACGCCGGCCCAGAGGAGTGGGCACGGCGCCCTCCTTCCTCGGCTCCTCTGCTGCGACACCCTCTCTCGGGCTCCCTGTCCCTTCTGAGACAAGGCCCCTCGGTCAGTGTAGCTGTCAGCGCCTCGCTTGGCCTTTCTTCCCACCCGTGCCTGCCAGGGGTGGCAACAGAGCCCAGAGGACTCGGACCTCAGTTTCTTGAGCTTCTCAACTCCAAAAACCTCGTCTCCACCCGACTCCCCCCACTCTCAACTTGGATGCCGCAGATCAGAGCATCCCCAAGCACCCCTCCTCTGAGCTGCTCTCTGCTGACAAGCTCCTGGGCTGCCAGCCTGCCTGTTCCCTGCTCTTCTGCTCCTGAGATGCAACCCTTCACCTGCCCAGGACCCCAGTCCTCTGTTTCTGCCTTCCTCCATACCAGCCCTCACTGACATCTGCtccaggctagagtccatggccCACCTCTGCCTTCACTCTCCTGACTTTTGGGTTAAACCATTGctatttaaaagtttaattattATATTCTGAATTCAAACAACATAGTGAAAACCAGCTTCTCACAGATAGCTTTGAAATCCTGAGTCAGGTATTCTTAACAAattcctattttttctttccagGAATGTTGATATTGAGGATGTTTTTATAAGATTCCCCAAGCTACTCAGCAACACCTGGAGCATATGGAATTATTTTCGTCAATGGATTAGAAACTAGACGTGAGCTAAGGCCATGTCTCCCCAGCACCCACTATACCATGGAGCACACagaaggtgcttaataaatgattTGTTCAGTTAAAGATCACAGTGGATCCAACAGCTGGAGCCAGTGTCAAGGAACCCTGAGGGCCTTATCAGCCTGACCCCAAGCAGACCCCTCACGGTAGGAACCAAATGCCGAAGGCAGCTCCAGGCACCAGGGCCCCTCCTGCGTTCCTGCTGATAAAACATCTCTGGTTACAGGCCGACTCCAAACCAGGCTGGTCCATCTCCAGGCACAACTGGGACCACAGTGGGGTTTCTGGGAGTCCAGGAAGGCTAACTACAATGTGCACAGCCATTTTCCCTTGCAGATATTTATCCTGTCACCCCAGCTTTCACATCACTCCTCCAAAGGCATAAGGCATGACTATGCAGGGATCAGAGAAGGAAAGACAGTCCTTGAGCTTTTCTGGGTACGACTCTGGTACAGGAATCAGCCTCTACCTTTTGTGTTTAGCCTGTAATTCTGTTATGCGCTAAGAAACTTTACACTCTTGAGCGCAGGTAACAGGATGAGCCACCCATCTCTACAGCTGCTTAGCACAGTTCCCTGCAAACAGAAGACACCCAACCACGCCTCATCCACACGACAATCACATCCTGGACAGGAGAACTAGAAATCCCCTAATTCTGGACACGCCGGTGAGAGACCTTTCTCACTTAACTCACACGCCTAAGGGGCCAGGAAACCCCAGCTCTGTGAACCTCTTTCCAAATTGACTTGTCCTGTACCTTGTTTCTCAGATACTTAGAAGAGCTCTTAATATCAGCATTCAGATGTGAAATGTGAATAAATTTttcaactccagcttctttgGACACTTGAGCGATGGCTTGGGGAATCTTGACAAAAACATCCTCAAAATCAAAGTTTCTGGAAGGAAAAAACAGGGGGTGGTTAAGAACACTTGACTTGGGATTGCAAAGCTTTCTATGATAAGCTGGTTTCCATATGACTGCTGGGATTCATAATAGTTAAGCTTTTAAATAGCAACGATTTAACCCGAAGTCAAAggtaataggttttttttttaaattttacaggcCTGCTCACTGTCATTACCATAATGTCAGGCTGACTGTAAGTGATCAAATAGCAGAGGTATTGTCCTCTGCCCTCAAGGCTCCCCAAGGCTGAGGCCCTTTAACAACGTCTGGCTGCACTGTTtgagtggggaggggggaagtGCTGGGTGCTGGACGGGAAATCATTTCTTATTCCTGGGCCTTTGTTTCcctcagaaggaaaaaaggaaactaaaaaaaaaaaaatacatcactCACCAATTTGATGCAATAACATAAACTAAGAGCCTGCTCTGTACAAAGGGCTGTGATAGTCATCTCAGGGACTAATAAGGCTGAATAAGGCCCGCAAGTCATCAGAGAACTTAAAAATATGCGACAAGGCAGGCACACCCTAAATACATCCAAGTTAAACTCTCACAAGTGCGGAGAAAGAGCATAAACAAAGAGCTGCAGAACCCCAGGATTAAACCCCTTCAGCTACGCGCTTGAAACtgtcacaacgttgttaatcggctatacttcaatacaaaacaaaaagttaaaaaaaaccccTCAACCTTATCTGTTGATAAACCACACACACAGGGTCTAAAAATCAATTTCAAACAGGCACTCATGCTATCCTTGATTAACAACATGGGGAACAGACTGAGAAGACTGCCCACTCGAGAAAAGCCAGTGTGTGGCTTGCTAGTCTGGGGAACAGGAAAACCcaccttcccatcccatcccagctGGAAAGATCCAAACATAGGACCCACAGTGGGGAGGCCGGCAAGGTGACGGCACCCACTGCGCTCGCACGATTTATCCTGGATTTTCATGAGCAGCATGTCACAATGTCTGCACACTGGACTTACCACCAACTAAATCCCCAGCTGGGGGGCCGGGGTGtgtgggaagaagggaggggtCAAGTGGGGAGGGTGGCCCCTGGGTGTGAAAAAGCTGTTCAATCAACACTGATGAACTACCCAAAAATGTCACAGCTACAATCTCTGGCATGTTATGTGCCCAGGAAACATCCACTGAGCCCTCAGCCCGTGTGCAAAGAAGAGACAGGAGGCCGAGACTCACTTGGTCTCCCACTCTCGCCCGACCAGGTTGATGACCACATTGCTGTGCTCCACGGCTCTTCGGATTGAGTCCTTGTCTCTCCCGTTCCAGTCCTGTAACACAAAcgttttttaaaagagcaaagtGTGTCAGTGGAAGAGTGTAGGCCCAGACAGGATGATGAAAGAGAAGTCGGCTAGTGAACAGCTGAGCCAGGCACCCAGGCCCCGAGTGTTTCTCCACAGAAACTGCGGGCACTGGGACAGCACAGTTCTGCGTGGAAAGGACCATGCTGTGCACTTGAGGATGCTCAGCATCCCTGGTCCCCACCTAATCAACCATATGGACTCCAGTCACATGACAACCAAAAAGGGCCACACATTTTTTACCACTCCCTTGcaggctctcccctccccaccccgctgccctgccctcctggcaACTATTGGCCTAAAGGACGAACCTGAAGGCTGCAGAGTAACAACACTGAACGCTCAGGAAGAAGTGTTTCAAGTGACATCTATGCAAAGCTAGCCAGGTTGTAAACCACCCTGTTTGTAATCTTCTCTGTCTAGAGAAACACTGTCCAGGAGAAATGTAACATGAGGAACACATGTAATTCTGATTTTTCTATTAGcctcatttaaaagaatgaaaagaaacaggagcaattcattttaataatttaccTTATTGGACCCAACATACTCAAAATACTATTTCAATATGTGATAAATGTGAAAAATTACTAACAATATATTGAATAGTATTGCCTTAGAACCAAGTCT includes these proteins:
- the NDUFA9 gene encoding NADH dehydrogenase [ubiquinone] 1 alpha subcomplex subunit 9, mitochondrial, which translates into the protein MAAAVHPRVVRVLPMSRSSVPALAASVFHSPPQRQLHHAVIPHGKGGRSSVSGIVATVFGATGFLGRYLVNHLGRMGSQVIVPYRCEPYDTMHLRPMGDLGQIIFMDWNGRDKDSIRRAVEHSNVVINLVGREWETKNFDFEDVFVKIPQAIAQVSKEAGVEKFIHISHLNADIKSSSKYLRNKAVGEKEVRETFPEATIIKPADIFGREDRFLNYFANIRWFGGVPLISLGKKTVKQPVYIVDVTKGIINAIKDPDARGKTFAFVGPNRYLLFDLVQYIFAVAHRPFLPYPMPHFAYRWIGRLFEISPFEPWTTRDKVERIHTTDRTLPHLPGLEDLGVQATPLELKAIEVLRRHRTYRWLSSEIEDVQPAKTVPASGP